Within Rissa tridactyla isolate bRisTri1 chromosome 4, bRisTri1.patW.cur.20221130, whole genome shotgun sequence, the genomic segment CTGCCAGCACCAAGCCTGGCGGTGGGCGCGCAGCATCACCTTCCGCAAACCtgcgatggggatgggggggaatcGACCCCAGCATGGCCTCGGGGCTCCCCAAACCTGTCCCCTCAAGCAGCGCCGAGGTGCTGGCGATCGAGGGCTCGCCGCTGCTGCCCCGCACTCACCCACGTCGTGGATGAACTGCTCGATTTTGGACTGCATCCCCCAGTAGCGGAACTCCACCTTGCAGAGCTTGTAGGCGCACATCAGGGGTCCGCTGGCCGCCGCCTCCAGCCAGTCGTCCCCCAGAGGGCCCCGGCCCGTCTTGGCCGAGTGGTAGAGCTTGGGGTCCTCCTCAGGCTTGTATTCCCCGGGGGAGATGGGGTCACGCACGATATCGATGGTGTCTGTGGGGAGAGCAGCGCTCGTCACCCCATGGGGCTAAGCAAGGGGACACGGGAAGCTGGGAGACGCCTTGGGCAGAAAAGCGGGGGAAACCACACAAAAATCAGGGGAGCAAGTTACTTCCACAATGCCCAACAGCCGGTAGCAAACTCTCTTTATCCTGCGGTTGTAACATcaaaagcacccttgggtgcaccCAAAAACGTCCCGGCCCTGCACGGGGCCCTGATCCTGCGCCCCGCGGAGCAGTGCAGCGCGGCTGCGAGAGGCAccaggggcggcggggggaggcgcggAGGCGGCGAGGCGTGCAAAGAGCCGGGGCTGACACACATACGCGCATTAGCCAGGAGATTTGGCAGCTGGGAGAGTGGCCCCGGCGACCCCGGGGGACGTGGGGGCTGGTGCCGAGGACAGCCGGATCCAGCAGCTCGGTGCAGTGATGAGCCTcgccagctgccccccccccaccccccacccccggaccCCAGGTTGCCCCGAAAACAGGGCACGGAGCACAGCAAAACCGCCACACGACCCGGGAGGAGCCCCCGTCAAGGCGGGGGGTGTGATGGCAACACCGCCCTCTCCCCAAATGGGGGTGGACTCCCCAAAACTGGAGGGGGATGCTCATGGATGGCACCCAGGAAAAACATGATCCAACAGACCCTGGGGAGCCGTTTGAGCCCAACCCTGCGCAAAGTGTCCTGCAGTTTGGTTGCTCCAGgccagctccctccagcctgaTCTTGGGGGGGTCcttggggggtcccagggcaccccATTGGCCCCCAGGACCTTCCTATAGAGCTGTCCCCAGTCAgacccccccaccctgtccccaggcTGTGCCAGACTCTGCATTTATTTGCCCACACTGGTGCCCCTGAGGTGCCCACTGGCCTCTTCCTCCAGCTcaggcctaaaaaaaaaaaaaggggggaaaaaaggatttttaagacTCATAAAGCAAGGGAGAGTTGCAGCGCAGGAGCTCTGAAGCAAGGATTTTTCCTGTGGTGGGTAGCTGAAACTGAAAAGCGTCGCAACCCTTCTAAACCTCCCCAGCCTGCAAAACACACCGCAGGGCTTCCAAATTGTGTGGCAAACGCGAGCCCTTAAATCAGGGCCCGAGGGGCTAGCCGAGCAGCTCAGATGGCGGCATACCACGGTCGGCAGCGAGGAGCCGGGACAGGAGCTGCCATCCCCgagcagctcctggcagcgtGACTCGCGCGACGACTGACGGGTCTGTCTGCTTTTACCACCGCAAGAAAATTGGCGAGGGGGCCGTTATCCCTGCGGGTCACCCCGGCAGCCCAGACCACGTTACTCCGCTGCCCTTTGAAACGTGAGATTCGGTTTAAATCCGTCAGTGATACGGGACACCGGGGTGAGAGCGAGAGCTGGCAAAGAAAACCCCAGCGGGGTCCATGTCGGGGCCAGTCCCACACCGGCCCTGCTCCCTGTGGGACGCTGCAGCCACCCGAGACGCAGCGTGCCCTACAGAACACCCATGGGATGGGAAAtgaggcagggcagcaggcagcgggCACAGGGCCGTGCCCTCCCTGCTGTCTGCTTGGCCCCGGTCGCTGCCCTGCAGTGGCAGGGTCAAAATTTGTCCCCCCTGGCCCAAGCCACCGGTATCCTGGCTGGACATCCCCAGTGCCGCAAGAACCAATGAGagaaataggtcagatgaatcatttCCTCCAAGTGCCTATTTTAGGCCTCCATTTTAAGAGGTAGCGCGTCACGCTCTGCACTCCCGTGCCTAAAACGACCAGATCAACACTGCCGGGAAAGGGAAGCTGCAGCGGCCGGGGCCAAACCCGCCAGTGAGGGAGGAATCCCACCCCGGGCTTCCAGCTCTGCCCACCGGTCCCCTGGGCAAGCTCCCCAGCCTGGATGCAGAGAGCAAACTGGAGCAaagccctggggagcaggggaagcagGACGGGGTGGGAAAATGGGGACATGCTGATCCAAAACACCCAGCGCGTGTTCTCACGTACActcagagaggagctgggaaaaCAAAGCCGTGCCAGACCACATGGGACAGGAGCCGGAGCACGGGACAGGGACACGGAGAGGGGAGCAGGCTGGCACCAGGAAGGAAAGGACTGCAAACAAATATACAAGCAAGGGAAGAAGGCGGAGGATGAAATTGCCCCCCAAAACATCTTTAACAGGGACTCTAATTTAGCCGAGCTGCcaaggcagggggcaggcagctCAGGGCACAGGAACCTTCCCCCGACAAGGTCGCCCCATAGCTGTCCCCAGAACGCAAGGGACGGCAAAGAGAGCAAAGCTGAGTGCGTTGCAGACAAACCCCCGCAGCTGGCAGGGAAGCCGAGCCCCTCAGGCCCCGCAGCACACCCACGCACCCAGCCCGGGGAGCCCCGCGTGGGAACCCCGGCAGGCATCGGGTCCTGCCCGCCGCCCCGAGCCAGCCTCGCGGCGGCCGTACGCACCCAAAATCCTCTGCCTCTTCTCAGCCGCGTTCAGGTTGAAGACATTGGTCTGCTGGCCCGCGTCCGGCCGGTAGTATGTCTCGATCTCGATGGAGAACTTCTCCACGAAGGGGCAGGTGTACCTGGGGGACGCGTGGGGACGGGGATGAGCCCGGTAGCACAGTCGGCCCCACAGCCCACCCCACATCCCCACCGGCTCCCACCTGGTGCGGGTGTAAGGGTAGGCGTTCCAGGATTCCTCCTCCACCTGCAGCGCGGCCTTAGGGAGCAGCGCTCGAAACCAGCTGGGGATGTGGGAGCCCACATGGTAGATCTTGTGTGTGTACTggccgctgccgccggggccgTCGCTGTAGGGCCGGTTGGCCAGGATCtccaccccgctgccctccccgctcGACTCCTCCCGGCTCTTCTTCTGCAGGGAGAGCCGCTGGGTGAGcacagcccaccccccccccggcacccccgaaCCCTGAGACCCACGTGTCCCCATATCCTGGCACCTCACAGGCTCCTGTACCCTCCCCGCAAGCCCTGGTCCCCGTGTGGTGacacccgcagccccacacgtGCTCCTGGGAGCCCCTGCTCAGCTCTGTGCCCTCAAACCCACCCAACCTCAGTGACACCCTCCGCACCCTGCCCATCCCTTGGGGTCAGCCCCACACCCCCCTGCGCCCTCCAGGCTCTGTGCTGAGCCCCACagtcccctgcaccccccagctccgtgctcagccccacagaccccTGCAACCCCCAGCTCCTCAcgctcagccccacagccccctgcacccctcaGTTCCATGCTCAGACCCATAGAACCCTGCACCCCTCAGCTccaggctcagccccacagacccctgcagccccccagctcctcaCACTCAGCCCCACAGACGCCGGCACCCTCTCAGGGTCCATGGTCAGCCCCCCAGACTCAGCCCCATAGACCCCTGTACCCCCCTAtgctcagccccacagacccccacaCCTTCCAGTGCTCAGCCCCACAGGTTCCTGCACTCCCTCAGGCTCCGTGATGAGTCCCACAGCCCCTCACACCCCTATACTCAGCCCTACAGCCCCCTACACCCCCTCAGGCTCTATGATGAGCCCCCCAGACtcagccccacatccccctgcatcccccaggctctgtgctcagccccacagccccccatgcTCAGACCCAtagccccctgcaccccctgaGCCTCCTGCACACCCAGACTCTctgctcagccccacagcccccctacACTCCCTCAGGgttcagccccacagccccctgcacACCCAGGCTCCATGCTCAGCGCCACAGGCCCCTGCACCCCCTAtgctcagccccacagcccactgcaccccacagccccctgcacACCCAGGATCTAtgctcagccccacagccccctgcaccccacaaCTGCCTATGTTCAGTCCCACAGCCCTCGGCACCCCCAGGCTCCACACTCAGCCCCACAGCTCGGTactcagccccacagctgcccatgCTCAGTCCCACAGCCCCTTGCACCCCTCAGGCTCCAtgctcagccccacagccccctgaaCCCCCCCAGGCCCCTGAACCCCTCAGCTCTgtgctcagccccacagccccctgcaccccacagccccccatactcagccccacagccctctGCACCCCCTCAGTGTCCATGCTCAGCCCCTCAGACTCATCCCCACaagcccccccgcaccccccccacGCTCTGTACTCACCCCCAcagcccctccgcacccctcAGCTCCCCATGCtcagaccccccccgcccccaggccCCACCTGGATCATGTAGAGCTGGGCCACCTGGTACTCCTCCAGGCTCATGGGCAGCAGGATATGGTACTCCTTGATGAGcatggcggcggggggcagcgccTGTGgcgggggtcggggcgggggggggggggtcggccctcagcccggcccggcccggcccggcccgctccgccGGGCCCTCCCCGCTCCCATGGCAACGCGCCCCCCGCCCGCtcggccccgcccgcccctctTCGGCTCCGCTCGGCTCTTTTCGGCTCCTCtcgcccccggcgctgcccccctccccccgcccgccctggGCCCAGCCCCGCCGAACCTGCGCCGCTCCCAAACCGGCCGTGACATCACAGCCCGTGCCCACGGGGACGGCCGTGACGtaggggggggtggagggggtgcgTGACGTCAGAGACGGGAAGGCCGGCGAGCGCCGCTGCACGGGCATCCCGCCTGTACCGGCTCCCCCCTCCTCAGCCCGGCGAccgacatccccccccccccgaccctgaAAAAACGGCTTATTTATtcaaaaaaagacctttttaaagtattaaatgaGGGGTTTTGCTCAGTCCCGAACCTCTCGGCGTAGGGCACGGCTACAAaacatcctcccccccccccccgccaaacccTTCCCCAGTGCCCCCGGTACCAGCCACAGGCCCCGGCGCACcgactccccccaccccccagcagcacttcccccgtgtcccccccccccgcacccccggcaccaccggcacccaccGCCCGAGGCAGAGTCCCAGCCACGTCCTTTATTTATAAAAACACGCATTTATAAAGAGAGCAGAGAGCacggagaggggaagggggggcgggggcagcacggcggcccccccccccccccccccccgctgacACCGGGGGGTCCCGGAGCAgggtgttggggggtgggggtcccggtTGACAGCTGCCGTTACGTGCGGGCGTTGCGCTCTGTCTCTGCCAGGCACTCCCTGACCAGCGCCCGGGCGTGGATGATGCCTGCGGGGAGAAGCAGAGGGGACACCCCACATCAGCCTGTGCTCCCCACACCGGTGTCCCGgttccccgctccctcccccccgcttcccctcctcccccgccgcccctaCCCCGCTTCAGCCGTTCCATGGCGCTCTTGCTGCCGGCGTAGGTGGGCCGGatctccttccccatctcctcgATGACCGAGAGCAGGTCGGTGTAGGTGCTCTGCGAGCCCGGTGCCCCGGGGGGCTTCATcgcctgcggggagggggacgcggggACGGACACACCGGAGGGGGTGAgggccgccccccgcgccgctgccccctccggccccgccgcctcccctccaGCCTCACCTGCACGTAGCCCATGGACGGCGGCCCGAAGTCATTGAAGAGGGGCCGGAACGGGGCGGCGGCACCGGGGACGGAGCCGGAGGGCGACGGGACACTCGTGGCTGCGGGAAACGGAGGGTGACCGgctgctcccccccgccccgccatccCTTCCCCAGTACTCtcacccccttcctcccttcccccgtGGTTACCGGGAGGTGCGGGCCCCGGTGGGGCCGGGCTGGCGCTGGCGGCTCCGGGGGTAGCGGGGGCGGGAGCGATGGGCTTGTAGGACATCCCCGACGgccgcccgccgctgccgggTGCCTtggagggcggcgggggccggtgGGCgacaccacctcctccccccaccccccgccggtTGTCCCCGCCGCTCCTCGACCCCACCCGGACCCGCGGAGAGCGACGGCTCCGACGCCGGTACCGGTTCAGCTGCGCAGGCCCCACCGCGGCCTGCCCTGacccggcctccccccgccgccgctcgccgcgaTGACGTCCGAGCGTGCCGACGTCACCGCGCCGCCACGCCCCTCCCGTCGCCGTGGAGACGCACGGCGTcggccccgccccttccccccctccctcagGGAATGGCGGGGGGAAACCGGGAGGGGGGTTCCGCCGCTGCCCCCTACACACACACCCGGTACCGGGCCCggcggcctcccgccgcccccctgcGGAGGTgagggggcagcgggggtggCCGGGTCCCCGCGGGGCCTGTTGGGGGTCCCCGGGAAAAAAAGGCCTTAAAACGTTAAAATGTCCAGCGGTGAGCGACGGGCTCCGGTCTGGTGGCGCGGtcgaggaagggaa encodes:
- the CDK2AP2 gene encoding cyclin-dependent kinase 2-associated protein 2 isoform X1; amino-acid sequence: MSYKPIAPAPATPGAASASPAPPGPAPPATSVPSPSGSVPGAAAPFRPLFNDFGPPSMGYVQASSTPGRWSGSAWQRQSATPARNGSCQPGPPPPNTLLRDPPVSAGGGGGGGRRAAPAPPSPLRALCSLYKCVFL
- the CDK2AP2 gene encoding cyclin-dependent kinase 2-associated protein 2 isoform X2, giving the protein MSYKPIAPAPATPGAASASPAPPGPAPPATSVPSPSGSVPGAAAPFRPLFNDFGPPSMGYVQAMKPPGAPGSQSTYTDLLSVIEEMGKEIRPTYAGSKSAMERLKRGIIHARALVRECLAETERNART
- the CDK2AP2 gene encoding cyclin-dependent kinase 2-associated protein 2 isoform X3, which produces MGYVQAMKPPGAPGSQSTYTDLLSVIEEMGKEIRPTYAGSKSAMERLKRGIIHARALVRECLAETERNART